The Sulfuricurvum sp. DNA segment GGAACCGTTCCCCTCCTCTTTGCCTGCTCGCTCCATTAGCTGTGGTAGAAGTGTCAACGACGATGGAGGATACCCTTTGGACGTTGGAGGCTCACCTAAAGCTAGACCGATTTCCCGCTGTGCCATCGCAAAACGGGTCACGGAGTCCATCATAAAAAGGACATCTTTCCCTTGGGCTTTAAAATACTCCGCGACGCTCATCGCACTAAACGCCCCATATTTACGCATCAGCGGGGAATCATCACTCGTCGCAACCACCAAAACGGTGTTCTCTAAATTGCCACCGAGGCTTTTTTCGATAAATTCGGGAACCTCCCGCCCCCGCTCTCCGATAAGGGCAACCACTTTAATAGGGGCATCCGCTCCACGGACTATCATCCCCATCAGTGTCGATTTACCCACTCCACTTCCGGCGAAGATACCCAGTTTTTGCCCTTTTCCACAGGTGAGCAATCCATCGATGGTTTTGACCCCGACACTAAACACCTCATCGATCATCCCCCGCTTCATTGCAGCGATAGGGGCTTTGATAATCGGTTCAGTGTGAGAGCCAAAAATGGGACCTTTCCCATCGATAGGTTTCATAAACGGATCGACGACACGCCCCAGTAATCCATCACCCACCTCGATAGACATCCCGTTTTGATTGGTAAATACCTTATCTCCGGCACGAAACCCTTCGACAAAACGAAAAGGGGTAACAAAAAAGCGATTTCGCTCCACCTCGCTCACCATCCCCATGGTTTCGCTTCCATCAATATCCGAAACAATAGTGACCGTATCGCCGATACTCACATGCAACCCCTCAGCCACAATCACCGTCGGAGAGATTTTCGTTACAGTGCCAAAAATAGTGGTGAGTTTTTGCTGACCTAGACGTTCACGAAGGGCTTTTAGAGGCATGGTTTAAAATTCTCCCACATAAAATGTGGGTAGCTTTAGGGGATTGCAAAGGACGATTTCGTCCTTGCCACTAAAATGAGCTTTGCTTATTTTAGTGCATAACATTAGTAACGATTTCCACTCGAAGAGTTTATAAGACTAAAAAACTCCATACGGGTCTTTTCATCTTTTTTGAACAATCCGCGCAATGCACTCGATGTAGTTGTGGAGCTGATTTTCTCCACTCCCCGCATCTCCATACACATATGACGCGCTTGGATTACCACGGCGACCCCTTTAGGTTTAATCGCCTCCATCAACGCATCGGCGATTTGTTCGGTGAGTTGTTCTTGAATCTGCATACGTCGGGAGAAGACATCGACAACACGTGGGATTTTAGAGAGCCC contains these protein-coding regions:
- the fliI gene encoding flagellar protein export ATPase FliI, which codes for MPLKALRERLGQQKLTTIFGTVTKISPTVIVAEGLHVSIGDTVTIVSDIDGSETMGMVSEVERNRFFVTPFRFVEGFRAGDKVFTNQNGMSIEVGDGLLGRVVDPFMKPIDGKGPIFGSHTEPIIKAPIAAMKRGMIDEVFSVGVKTIDGLLTCGKGQKLGIFAGSGVGKSTLMGMIVRGADAPIKVVALIGERGREVPEFIEKSLGGNLENTVLVVATSDDSPLMRKYGAFSAMSVAEYFKAQGKDVLFMMDSVTRFAMAQREIGLALGEPPTSKGYPPSSLTLLPQLMERAGKEEGNGSITAFFTVLVEGDDMSDPIADQSRSILDGHIVLSRELTDFGIYPPIHILNSASRVMNDIITPEHLAAVRRFRRLYTLLKENEMLIRIGAYVRGTDRELDEAISKKERMDEFLSQEAMSSSEFQSTVDALIELMQ